Proteins co-encoded in one Euleptes europaea isolate rEulEur1 chromosome 1, rEulEur1.hap1, whole genome shotgun sequence genomic window:
- the LOC130475018 gene encoding 60S ribosomal protein L36-like: MAIRYPMAVGLNKGHKVTKNVVKPRHCRRRGRLTKHTKFVRDMIREVCGFAPYVRRAMELLKVSKDKRALKFIKKRVGTHIRAKRKREELSNVLAAMRKD; the protein is encoded by the coding sequence ATGGCAATCCGCTACCCAATGGCCGTTGGCCTCAACAAGGGCCACAAGGTGACCAAGAATGTGGTGAAGCCACGCCACTGCCGACGCCGTGGGCGCCTGACCAAACACACCAAATTTGTTCGGGACATGATCCGGGAAGTGTGTGGTTTTGCACCTTATGTGAGACGCGCAATGGAGTTGTTGAAAGTCTCCAAAGATAAGCGAGCTCTGAAGTTCATCAAGAAAAGGGTCGGGACTCACATCCGGGCCAAGAGAAAGCGTGAAGAACTCAGCAACGTTTTGGCAGCCATGAGGAAGGACTGA